The Syngnathus scovelli strain Florida chromosome 11, RoL_Ssco_1.2, whole genome shotgun sequence region ATTCAAGCAGCATGTTGTCACAGTTTTAGTTTTCAGTAAGCCGTTCTAAATGTGTGCATACTGGCTAAGGAAGAATTTAAAAGATGCCATTTAATTTTAAGACAACGACGAGACAGGAATTTGAGATGTAAGGGTTTATTATGACCAATTATGGACTAAAAGGAAAAATGTTAAAGTGGGGTGTGGATTTTGGATTTCTTGTTAAAAGTATTACTGCCACTTATAATTGTTCAGACTTTGAAATTCTTGCATGAATGTCATCATTGAAAATTTATTCTATAATAAAGACGCACCTTCAGCTCTCCTTGCGCCACTTTCTGCGCCAAGTCAATGACACAGCCGGCAGCAATACGAGACGCTGCTGCCGTGTGAAGCTCATTCCAGACTGTGTCATTATCAAcctgtcagcaaaaaaaaaaaaaaaaaaatccaatcatgAAATGAACACTATATATAAAGTACGCAATTAAATGCAACTCTTGATTCATTTATAAAGATTTAAATTGTCTTCAAATTCTCAAAGCAAAACTGATTCAAGTCAACATTCAGCCACTTTGGACACGACTTATTTTCAAGTTCCGTGTCTGGCCGTGTCCCAAAGCAGAACAATGAATTCGGAGGAATTTCTTTTATCATAGACGCTGCCATCTTGTTCCAATAACTCGCAAAGCAAAGTCCTGGGCCGGAAATCCAGGCAGATCAGTCGTCTTATCGACTGACACccagcccccctcccctctccttcAAATAATTGCCTTCAAAGTTATGTTGACTGCtccacagacattttttttttatgagcctttaccataaaaagtatattttgtattatttttgccATCTTTGCTGCCAAATAAGTTTGAACTAAACCACCTTCTCTTTTTCCTTGCGCACAAAAACTACTTAACCAAACTACACTTTTTtgtgggaccaaaaaatgtcCAAAGATTCCTGAGTCCACTCACCCCGGCTCCTCCACATGGTAACATGACAAATATACGTTGAGCCAAGATTCCTGCAGGAAGAAATTGCTCATATTCAATCATCATGTTATTATTCCGATTTGAATGATCATGTATGTCACTGCACTTTGGTCAACAATGTTGTTCTTAAAAACAAGCTTTCTAATTCTGTTGCATGCAGTGATGTCAGTTAATGTTTGTAAGACTTACGAGCCAACTTGGGGTTGTCTAGCTTAAGGCGGTGCAGCGGGTTGGTGCCGTAGCGAAGCACATGTTTTTCTGAATGGACCGACTGCAGCTCTTCTAAAGTGGCCTTCCTACTTCGGAGATGCTACGAAGCGCACATAGacacaaaaatacacaaatgGGTGAAAAACGACAACGGAACACAGCTTTGACATCACatctcaaaagaaaacaaaaaaatgactttgcaaATGTGGTCGAGTAAAAGATAAGCGTCCATACTTCACATTTGCTTCGCAGACCTCTTTCGTTCAGTCGGGACCAAATGCTTTGGATCCTCCCGGGATGCTCGGGGTGGCTGCTGTTGTCCCCGCAGGTGCACTGGTGCTTTTGCATCTGAGCATCATAAACTATacctacagacacacacacaaattgagaCTTCATTTGATGTAGAGTGAAAAGTGAAAATTTAACCCATTCCAGTGAAGCAGTGGGTGGGCCAGATCCTGTGTCAGCACCACTATGAAAATACACAAGCTGTCACTTGTGAGTAAAAGTGACCAGGCATTTTAATTTTCTATCCAAAGTCGCTCCTGTCTGATCGCTCTTTATTTGGTGCAGTTATAGCGGAGGCCATAAAAGCCAAATAAATGCCAGTTGCAGCTTCCAGACTTCCAGGGTTGGATTTCTAGAATGTCAGCATGATGAGTGGTTCCACCTTGCGATTTACCACAAAGCCACACCAGTTCCTGGCCAAAGCCACTTCAATGTACACGTGCAAGTTCGAGGACAATAAACATGGCACAGACGACTTGGACTTGGTGTGAGGTAGCTTGATTCTCAGAGCAACAGAATGAACAGCTTTGAAACAAAAAACACCCTTCTcgtgttaaatattttttagtTGGCATTTAAATTATTTGAGGTGTATtgaatgtgttatttttttaaatcataaagCAGAAGAACTGTTCTGCGTTCAAGTACATTTTTGAAGAGCTCGAGATTTTTGAACAAAGAGGAATTGTTGAGaggcatagaaaaaaaaattgtttgtgctttttttttttttccccctgcacgACTCACCAGTGGTGAAGTGCAGCTTGACATCTGGAGCAGGACTGGACAGAGAAACGGGCACGCTTGTGGATGCATTGTGAAGAGGTGGCAGGGAGGTTGAGGCTGGAGACGACTGGGTTCGTACTAAAGGCTGGTGAGGCCACATCAGGATAGGCACATTAGGCGAGTCCACGTGAAATGCTGGACGATGGACCAACTGCCTCTGTGATTCCCACGTAAAGGATAAAAATAGAACATCAGCAATCCATGTGAAAGACAAATGATCACATCAAATTTCCCTCCTCTGAATGTTTTGAAAATTAACCTGCGCCTGTCTTGAACTTGGCTGAGAGTTGACAGTTGTTTTTAAAGCTATAGCGCCCCCTTATGTTCAAAGAAACGTTTGAGGATGCATGTACGGCAAATTCAGCTCAACGTTCATCATTGATGTAAATACTTCATCAGTTAAAATTTCATTGATaattaataatagtaataaaatgataaaatatcATTTGGgatttcaaacaaattgttcATCGTGGCTGTTTAGTACAGTGAGCATATCGCTTGTTGCTTTGAGCACAGCATTTCCAGCATCAAATTTACCTGACCGACAGAATGCGAGTTTTCAATCAGGCTTTCCCGTGAGGAGGTGGTGGACTCGGTGTCATAAACGGAGTCTGCACTGGCAGAGCTCTGCCTTCTGAGGTAGCTGTCCTCGGAAACCGAGCTCGGTTCTGAGCCGCACATGGATCCGGACTCTGATCCAATTTCCTCCAGGTCCATGTCCTCTGATGGGATCTGTGTCAGATGAGGATTCTCAATGGGTATCAGGATGTTTCCGTTGTCTCaacaatatatatgtatagtGCACGTGCATCTCCAACCGCTCACCTTTCTCAGAAGGGAATTCAACTTAAACCTCTCCAGCCCACttttgtggcattgctgagtgtGACACTGAAGGCTGGCGTGCAGAGGAAGGGGCGCGTGACTGTAGGGCGGCGGTTCGGAGCGTGTTCGCTCCAAGGGTTTGTGGGAGGAAAAGGGGGTGAGGCCTTCCTTTCTTGTAGGAGAGGTCAAGTGAGGTCGCTGTTGCAGAGAAGGAGGACTCAAACCTTGATCTGTGAACATTGGGCAATAACATTACGGGAATATAATTAGGAGGAGGGGCAGAACAAATAAGAAAAGCAAGTTGAATATCATGATAAAAATGCATAAAATGTTAGACAGAATTTAGTTACAATAAAATTGAATCATGGATAGTCAATAGAATTATCACTGAAGAAAAacagacttttaaaaaaaaactaactgtACTGCATTAATACAAAACGGCCGCTAGAGAGGGCCCTTGTGTTCATTATATATGCTTACTGTACATAATGTATTTAAACGCAGTTGGAGGAAAGACAATTTTCTTATTACTAATATTCATAGTTATCTACAGATTGCCAAATATTGAGCTATTTATTGCCGTGGGACAAACTTTTTAAGTCGTTCATTACTCACAGGAGATGAGTTGCGAGTGCACAAGCCCAGTATGCGGCTCCAGTATGAGTACAGGCTGCAGGCCGTGAGCCTGGCCTGGAAAACTTCCATCAAGGGGTAAGTAGACTTGAGGCAGAGCTGATACTGCCAAAGTTCTGGCTACTCGCAGGTCAACCTAGATGGACAAAGAGGTGGATAATTGAAAGATGGGAGGATAGATGTCTAGGGCAAAATGGAAACGTCTTGTGATTGACATTCCTAACATTTGTCAACACAGCAGTGGATTGCTAACCTTACTAGATCAACTATGCAAAGAATTTGGGTTTGGCCTATCAAGAGATGACCACATCTCAGCTCTTATTTTACTCACAGGCCAACCCAACACTGTCACACCGAAAGACCGGCTCACCTGCGCAGGGAGTCCTGCAGTGATATTAGGCCGGGCAGTTGGGTTGGTGGGCAAGGTGAAATTGGCCAATCGACCATCTTTCAGCAGAAGCTTTTGTGCCTGTATCAGATGAACACATTGATTGCAAAGTACCTTAGGAATGATCACAAAAACATCCTATTCATTTTTATCAATACAACAAAATTGTTTACATTATGGTAACTGTAAATATACACATAGTATTTATATGACACATTATCGTTAAAATGGGACAATGTGACCCTGAACAGTTGGACTCTAACAGGAAgtaccaccatggactgttctgtaTCATGTACACACATTCTTGGCTATTTCTGTTTAATTATATGACGACAAGCGagagctgaagaaaaaaaaaaggcatctgaAAGGCTTGTTATTTAACACATAAGCGCATTCAAACACTAGAACTCATCCagatcacaaagttagatcttatCTGGAGCAATAGCCGGTACCTCGTGAGCAAGCGGGAGGGCTCCATTCTCTGAATGGAGGCCGTCATTGGGAGAGCTACGATCTGATGCTGGGGTGCTGCCGGGTGAAGAGTCTGAGAGACAACATTTTTAACTCAATATACAATCTGTACATAAAAAAGAAGTTCGTAGCATGACATCTCGATGCAAATACTCCACCTCGAGTTTCTGTCCTGTGCTTGACAGCAGGAGGGGCACTGATCTTTCTCTGCAATGGATTTGGTCTTGTGCTGATGAGCTTCTTTAACTTCCACTTCAGTGTTGGCTCAGACACTGCGTGCattcaaaagaaacaaaaacagacataaacacacaaagaaacacgTGCAAGACACAACACTCACATGCAACTATATATTTAGCCCACGAATTGCAGCCTAAAGAAACCAGGAATGAAAGACGTACAAAGTACCTCGACAACACAGCCAGCACACACAAAGTCAAGCATTTAACTTCAATGTTATATTTTTAACGTTTTCTaggaacaaacaaaacattaaccATGTCAATATAGCATAACATACTTATTTTGCTCAGAATCAAATattctgaaaaaataaataaaacttgcGTTTGGTTTACAAAAGACACAATCAAAATTAGATTAGCTCAGCGTACTTTCAGGCATGTGCTAGAAGATCAAACCACTCCTCCTGTCATTCTCTTAGTGAAAAAACCTGCTCTGTATTCTCACACAGTTCATTTCTGAACACCTAAATCATTGTTACATAACTGTTTTGTTCTTTGTGCCTGGCTGTCACGGTTGTTGTCATGACTTGGGAGATTATTTttgttctctctttctttctctctttctggcTCTGCAGGCCGGGAACAATGAGAGGAACAATAGCTCACCTGTTCTCCGCAGTTCCTTACTATGGATGTCACCAGGGGACGGCTGAGACTTTGGGGACATGTCTGGAAGTGGTTGCCTTGGTAACCCAAACAAATTCAGTTCAATGAATATAGAGTAATAGGAGTCTGTTTGTGGTTTGTTTTGATTTACCCGTATCCTGGTGTAGGACTGGCGTGATTGGGGGTGACCCTGTCATGGCTGGGCTGGCTCTTCATAATGATGTGCTCTCTGAGTTTCTGCTTCACCAGTGGACTGGCGACAGCACCTGCAGGTCAACGTGACCACATCATCAAGAAGATGTCAGGATGAGCAGCGGCTGTATTTTCACAAGTCGTAAGTGAAAGCGAGAACATTTAAGGCAACTTGAAAAGTTGCCTTCGAGGTTACTGCCTATTTCCTGTGAGAGGGGCGCAGCTTGAGTCAATCTGGCTGCTTTGACGTAAGATTTCGTATTAACGCAATTTCCTCGGTAAATGAGAGCAAAAAGAACGGCTGGAAATCCCCTTTTTTTTATGGCAACAGTCAGTGATCTATGACTCAGATAAAGCAAATGTCAATAAATGTCAACAATCTGACAAGAAGAAAACACAAGACACTCACTTTGTTCGTTTTTACTCTTTCGTATTAGCTGCTGGAGCTCTTCTTGCTTCTCAGCCTCCATCTCTCTTTGCCTTTGTTCGGCGTTGTACTGAAAGAACAAAACTGTGATGAAAACAAATAAGGGCAGAATCAATCGAGTACGCGCAACAGGAAATGCGACTGCAATGAGTCAACGACACGTGTGCGCATACCTGCAACTGTTGGTAAGGAAACTGGGAGAAGGGCTGAGAGCTAAATGGTCCCAGGAATAAGGGACGGTGGGGGACCAGCATAGCCGAATCTCGGCCTGGATGAATTACCCTCTGGGAGACGCTTAGGTCCATGGACCGGCCCCCACTTTCGGGTAGTGA contains the following coding sequences:
- the LOC125977679 gene encoding histone deacetylase 7 codes for the protein MDLSVSQRVIHPGRDSAMLVPHRPLFLGPFSSQPFSQFPYQQLQYNAEQRQREMEAEKQEELQQLIRKSKNEQSAVASPLVKQKLREHIIMKSQPSHDRVTPNHASPTPGYGQPLPDMSPKSQPSPGDIHSKELRRTVSEPTLKWKLKKLISTRPNPLQRKISAPPAVKHRTETRDSSPGSTPASDRSSPNDGLHSENGALPLAHEAQKLLLKDGRLANFTLPTNPTARPNITAGLPAQVDLRVARTLAVSALPQVYLPLDGSFPGQAHGLQPVLILEPHTGLVHSQLISYQGLSPPSLQQRPHLTSPTRKEGLTPFSSHKPLERTRSEPPPYSHAPLPLHASLQCHTQQCHKSGLERFKLNSLLRKIPSEDMDLEEIGSESGSMCGSEPSSVSEDSYLRRQSSASADSVYDTESTTSSRESLIENSHSVGQRQLVHRPAFHVDSPNVPILMWPHQPLVRTQSSPASTSLPPLHNASTSVPVSLSSPAPDVKLHFTTGIVYDAQMQKHQCTCGDNSSHPEHPGRIQSIWSRLNERGLRSKCEHLRSRKATLEELQSVHSEKHVLRYGTNPLHRLKLDNPKLARILAQRIFVMLPCGGAGVDNDTVWNELHTAAASRIAAGCVIDLAQKVAQGELKNGFAVVRPPGHHATHSSPLGYCFFNSVAIAAKQLQQKANVGKILIVDWDVHHGNGTQEAFYNDPSVLYISLHRYDNGNFFPGSGHPNEVGAGVGEGFNVNIGWTGGLNPPMGDAEYLAAFRTVVMPIAHEFSPDVVLVSAGFDAVEGHSSPLGGYKVTAKCFGFLTRQLMSLAGGRVVLALEGGQDLKAICDASEACVSALLGMEVEPLSQSVLDQKPCDNAVHSLLSVIQVQGDYWQSVKDSAATVELSYLQAQRRWLRRDSDSDAVDAIASLSMGASDRKNAAKTPEKSHST